The following proteins come from a genomic window of Crassostrea angulata isolate pt1a10 chromosome 1, ASM2561291v2, whole genome shotgun sequence:
- the LOC128188224 gene encoding uncharacterized protein KIAA2013 homolog yields the protein MHHGLILLRRFFNLRLPCFFNCRQMWWKLQAQGLFTRVNSLNRSRKLVLALLVVCIFLYYILSSWFSTERQHTIAPDNLEFCLQEKVERFSDAIDRYDVFLNQENQEVTYPPYVGNGKIAASLDSDSGLFIRLNRALSLSVKYYPVVSTKIINAKAKEATLLNIREGIAYKLQTVQTGGWRSKCNYVESRVYAHRARPSVLVQDIRISNPSKRPLFIEFEQVGQFNWKDSRTSTKTETVGGQSVSMEVSEGEVNLPDNKYHVYAVVASVKVPKNTFTIKSKETKQYQVLTVVNYTKPYEKKTEVQTSIMSAGVLRELKDVLNIGTTSLQAEHVKVWNKLWESGFGISHSKAQGALNADKINTTIYYVLSNVAAPLHDIGVSPTERTKIKQVLHYPDRCYNGHSTLLANTLWADVSDEEDIARVSTTWMITLEKMGCDFMVRSGAEGVLQAMLLSMGSFRFGDSHLEFKMEPKDLHRDLFFHRINYGNNTHLNISVIVGDDNKANIYVALDRNDRPYYACDAGCIDSPMQLSRKVQQFPVKLTEPLTAILYITADKFHMEDLKHVLHLQSVKEAPPHEHHVIALHKHGHHFGGLPLIFWISLAFLVIIFHLFLVKLIVNEYCQGQERFTAGRRKGYNL from the exons ATGCATCATGGTTTGATCCtcctgagaagattttttaatttaagactTCCTTGTTTCTTCAACTGTCGACAGATGTGGTGGAAACTTCAGGCTCAAGGCTTGTTCACAAGGGTCAATTCCTTGAACAG GTCCAGGAAACTTGTGTTGGCTCTGCTTGTTGTGTGCATATTTCTCTACTACATCTTAAGTTCCTGGTTTAGCACTGAGAGACAACACACTATTGCACCAG ataATCTTGAATTTTGTTTGCAAGAAAAAGTGGAGAGATTTTCAGATGCCATTGATAGATATGATGTTTTTCTTAATCAAGAAAACCAAGAAGTAACATATCCTCCATATGTTG GAAATGGAAAAATAGCAGCTTCGCTGGACAGTGATTCAGGGCTTTTCATTAGACTTAATAGGGCCCTGTCTCTATCTGTAAAATACTACCCGGTGGTGTCTACAAAGATCATCAATGCCAAGGCAAAAG AGGCAACTTTATTGAATATAAGAGAGGGTATTGCCTACAAACTCCAGACAGTTCAAACT GGAGGATGGAGAAGCAAGTGTAACTATGTGGAGAGTAGGGTTTACGCCCACAGGGCGCGCCCCTCTGTTCTGGTCCAGGACATCAGGATCTCTAATCCCAGT AAAAGACCATTGTTCATTGAGTTTGAACAGGTTGGCCAGTTCAACTGGAAAGACTCTCGGACATCTacaaaaac GGAGACCGTGGGGGGACAGTCGGTCAGCATGGAGGTGTCGGAGGGGGAGGTCAACCTCCCTGACAACAAATATCACGTGTATGCTGTGGTGGCCTCTGTCAAAGTGCCCAAAAACACATTCACCATCAAGTCAAAAGA GACCAAACAATACCAAGTTTTAACTGTTGTGAATTACACAAAACCATACGAGAAAAAGACAGAGGTACAGACCTCCATTATGTCAGCTGGTGTGCTCAGG GAGCTTAAAGATGTGTTGAATATAGGAACAACATCATTACAAGCTGAGCATGTAAAGGTTTGGAATAAG CTTTGGGAGAGTGGTTTCGGTATTAGCCACTCCAAAGCCCAGGGAGCGCTGAACGCAGACAAAATCAACACCACCATCTATTATGTACTGAGTAATGTGGCGGCCCCTCTCCATGATATAGGGGTCTCCCCCACGGAACGCACCAAAATTAAGCAAGTTCTTCATTATCCCGACAGGTGCTACAATGGACATTCCACGCT GCTTGCTAACACTTTGTGGGCGGATGTCTCGGATGAGGAGGACATCGCTAGAGTGTCCACGACGTGGATGATCACACTAGAGAAGATGGGCTGTGACTTCATGGTCCGATCAG GAGCAGAGGGAGTTCTCCAGGCCATGCTGTTAAGCATGGGATCATTCCGATTCGGCGACAGCCATTTGGAATTCAAGATGGAGCCTAAGGATCTCCATAGGGACTTGTTTTTCCACCGTATTAATTACGGCAATAACACACATCTTAACATATCTGTGATAGTGGGAGATGACAATAAAGCAAATATTTATGTTGCTCTGGATCGTAACGATCGGCCATATTATGCCTGTGATGCGGGATGTATTGATTCACCTATGCAATTATC ACGGAAAGTTCAGCAGTTTCCAGTGAAGCTTACGGAACCACTgacggccattttgtacataacAGCTGATAAGTTTCACATGGAGGACCTCAAGCATGTCCTTCATCTGCAGTCTGTTAAAGAGG cTCCCCCACATGAACACCATGTGATTGCCTTGCACAAACATGGCCACCATTTTGGAggcttgcctctgatattctggATCTCATTAGCGTTTTTAGTGATCATTTTCCACCTTTTCTTGGTCAAGTTGATTGTGAACGAGTATTGTCAAGGACAGGAAAGGTTCACGGCCGGACGCAGGAAAGGCTACAACCTGTGA
- the LOC128190255 gene encoding EGF-like domain-containing protein 2, with product MKIKGILIVGLIICVNNVFAKWHCRNKLTGGCLNGGTCNSDSGECACVEGFEGYNCGLETATKCADDNTANCRNGGICFDTDKCFCTEDYIGDKCDTALSSMTCRGEGTDITVIVPTGFGGEIYSTQSSEATDDMAPEECQFKADTPRDDGYVPYKFTIPFDRSSACVDATLNVTENENGDSVYTSVVVKTYSTMFITDFDEQLTFVCVHSSNNFTLGTRLDQVDLDKSKDLQKDKKDESYSPVRMNVLDKDDANLTGTVNVGDVIKLRFYLDDETVYKSLRMEKCVANDTRPDQGSSFEFLEKGCPTDAGASIMVNTNGQTLTEIQHPFNGGTVSAAVLQIYAFKFKSTGNVAFNCQVKICKEGEEEQCQPRCGATDELIPAGGETEGVAETPAETPAETPAETPIDTPAETPVDTPAETPVDTPAETNVDNPAEVPETVRRKRRSASEELQEKTFSAIVSVVDPFETQWRKDKVGSSTAAPSPTTEPPSEEKTCFRSQEILIVIIVMSVFVFILLVACLAMSCAILKLRHKFNSHHQENESHMPRFFLPHAKLQA from the exons ATGAAGATAAAGGGAATTCTGATTGTTGGATTAATCATTTGTGTAAACAATG TATTTGCAAAATGGCATTGCCGTAATAAACTGACGGGGGGCTGTCTGAACGGCGGAACCTGTAACAGTGACTCAGGGGAGTGTGCTTGTGTCGAGGGCTTTGAAGGATATAACTGTGGGCTAGAGACGG CAACGAAATGTGCTGATGACAATACGGCAAACTGTAGAAATGGAGGTATATGTTTTGATACCGACAAATGCTTCTGTACAGAGGATTATATTGGAGACAAATGTGACACGGCGCTCT CTTCCATGACGTGTCGTGGGGAGGGTACAGACATCACGGTCATTGTCCCCACTGGTTTTGGAGGAGAGATCTACTCAACTCAGTCTAGCGAAGCCACGGATGACATGGCGCCCGAGGAATGCCAATTTAAGGCTGATACCCCCCGGGACGACGGTTATGTACCGTACAAATTCACCATTCCATTTGACAGAAGCAGCGCATGCGTAGATGCAACCTTGAATGTCACTGAAAATGAG AATGGAGATTCCGTGTACACGTCCGTCGTCGTCAAAACGTACAGCACAATGTTCATCACGGACTTCGATGAACAGCTGACCTTCGTCTGTGTCCACTCCAGCAATAACTTCACCCTGGGGACCAGGCTGGACCAAGTCGACCTCGATAAATC gaaagaTTTGCAGAAGGATAAGAAGGACGAGTCTTATTCCCCAGTCCGAATGAACGTACTCGACAAAGATGATGCTAATCTCACTGGCACTGTTAATGTCGGTGACGTCATCAAACTTCGATTTTACCTGGATGACGAAACAG TGTACAAATCTTTGAGAATGGAGAAATGTGTAGCAAATGATACCAGACCTGATCAAGGAAGTAGTTTCGAATTCCTAGAAAAGgg TTGCCCAACAGATGCTGGTGCCTCTATCATGGTGAACACAAATGGCCAAACGCTAACAGAAATCCAGCACCCATTTAATGGAGGAACTGTATCGGCAGCCGTGTTACAAATCTATGCTTTCAAATTCAAGAGCACAGGAAATGTAGCTTTCAACTGTCAAGTCAAGATTTGCAAAGAAGGAGAAGAAGAGCAATGTCAACCT AGATGTGGAGCTACAGATGAACTTATACCCGCTGGGGGAGAAACCGAGGGTGTTGCTGAGACACCAGCGGAGACACCTGCAGAAACTCCCGCCGAAACACCTATAGATACCCCTGCTGAAACACCTGTAGATACCCCTGCTGAAACACCTGTAGATACACCCGCCGAAACAAATGTAGATAACCCCGCAGAGGTACCAGAAACTGTGCGAAGGAAGCGACGATCAGCATCCGAGGAATTACAAGAGAAGACCTTCTCTGCAATAGTCTCGGTGGTTGATCCATTTGAAACACAATGGCGTAAAGACAAAGTTGGTAGCAGCACAGCGGCGCCATCACCAACAACGG aacCCCCCAGTGAAGAGAAGACATGCTTCCGCTCCCAGGAGATCCTGATCGTCATCATAGTCATGTCggtgtttgtttttattttgttagtGGCATGTCTTGCCATGTCATGTGCCATTCTTAAATTACGACACAAGTTTAATAGCCATCACCAAGAAAATGAATCTCATATGCCTAGATTCTTTCTCCCTCATGCCAAATTACAAGCTTAA